The DNA region ATAAATATGGTATTTTAATAATGTGTATTTTATGAtgtactatctacactaataaaagagtaagatacaaattgactgtacctttgcaacgcccaccagccaatcaggagtgagtatgcaaattaacccaacaaaggtggtagGTTactttgcatacgcaggcaccaagtggccaggTGCGGGACAGgacactccgggcctctgggcagtgtgagaaggtggaaaggcggctctgggcaggagcgaaaaggcggctctgggccagagtgaaggcagtgccagcagccaggggaaagaaggcccattcttgcacgaatcttcatgcattgggaaATTCATGATATATTACACTATTTTTACAATGtaatataatgtatgtatatgtCAGACtaaaatatgatattttataatgtaatatgacattttaataatgtactataAGATATTATATTGGTTGACTAATAATTTATTTAGGATTTTAGCAAATTTTTCATACATAAAATTGATGTGTAACTGTCTGTCCTTATACTGTCCATGAGGCTAAGTACTAGCCTCATAAAATGAAGTTGGaatctgctttttctcttttcGTTCACAATGACCTCTTTATAAAAGCTTGTTGTCACTCTTCCATAAAAACATCTATATCAAAAGTTTTGGGGctctggtcggtgtggctcagttgggtgaacAACGTctggtgcactgaaaggttgctggttcaattcccagtcagagaacacacccaggttgcaggttccatcctcagtgagaactaaaaataataaaatacagtaaataaaataaattgttcatttaaaaaatagttgtttgGGAAATGAGATCATCAAttactatttctatttcttttcttttttttcctggtgaGTGTGTAGTAAGTAGTATCTTAATTTGCATCACTCTAATGactaattatatttaatatctttTAACATGCTTATTTGACATTCATCGACCATCTTTACTGAAGCATCTGTCTAaatcttttcacattttaaaaaataggttgtTTGTCCTCTTATAattgaggtttttaaaatttatctttttctttttttaatatatatatattttttatttcagagaggaagatagagggagagagagatagaaacataaaaaatgagagagaaccatagattggctgcctcctgcactccccctactggggataaagctcaaaacctgggaatgtgcccttgaccagaatcgaaactgggagcCTTAAATCCACAGTggatatccactgagccaaaccagctagggctatctttattgtggaaagatGTCCGCCTTCCCCCATTACGCCCTCCACTCTGATCCCACACTCTTCctaggccttccccacactattgtctgtccatgggctatgtatatatgcatataaattaattggttaatctcttcccgcgtcccctccctctcccccaaaaaaCGTTAGTCTGTTGCATACTTCAATGTATCTGgatcatttttgttcatcagtttattttattcattagattccacatataagtgatatcatgtgatactcatcattctctgactggcttattttgcttagcataacactTACTTAATAGTTTTAGATTATTGGTGTTTCCTGTTTTCCTTCATCACAACTTGGCATTTTATGTTTTGCTCCAAATgtatccatttcatttagtttatcAAATATATGCATGTGTAGTTATGGCCCAGGTATAATCTGTACAGTGGATGCAGATAGCAGATAGAAAGCTATTACATGGAGCTGCTTTTGAGacttaaatgaaggaaaatatatgcaaagtgcTTTTCTAACTGTGATTGTGTTTACACCTCTCATGTATCAGTGCTTAGCTACAGATGACAGAAAACCTAGCTCAACctgatttaaacaataaaaatagttatttcacataaatgaaaGTCATAGGTAGGGCAAGCTCCAGGTTTGTTTCAATCAGCATCTCAGAGCTGCCATTCAGAACTGgattttgtccatttattttagcTCTGCCATCATCATGGTTTCCACTATGGTAGGAAATGGTGTCTGGTGGCCTTTAGAGCCACAGGCTGTCTTGCTATTTTCCactagaagaaaaggaaagaaaccttCCCCTCAAACATGAAACATAGATCTTCTGTTTAGGCTTATAGGACCAACGTGGATCATGCGCCAACTTTGAACCTGAGAGAATCACCATGCAAAGATGGCTCAGATTATCAACAGCCTCATCTGGACCAGGAATTGGAGATTGTGCCTCAATCAAAACAGAGTTTGGATGGAAATGATATGATGGTTGAATGGAAGAAAGTGTGAGAGGATGAGTGAATGGGAcgggagatggatggatggatggatggatggatggatggatggatggatactgGACTGTTGACTACTAGAGTCTGCTGCTCACAAATTATCAAAAGCTACTATCATCATTAACCAAGAATTACTAAGAGTTTTAGGCATACTTAGGTTTCACTCTATCTTTGAAAGTATTTGGTTAATGTATGTCTCTCCTACTGGGCAGAAAATTGGTTTACGTCTTTtatgcccagcacagggcctgacaccCAGTATATGCTCAAAAGATATTCTTTGGATGGATATTCTCATATTCTTCACAAGAATTCtgtgagcccggctggtgtggctcagtggctgagctttgATAAGTGAACCAGGAACTCACGGTTCAAttttccagtcagggaacatgaccaggttgagggcttgatccccagtaggccaggtgcaggaggcagccaatcaaggattctttctcatcattgatgtttctctctctctctctctctctctctctctctctctctctccctctctctctccctctccctccctctccctctctccctccctctccctccctctctgaaataaaaaaaatatatttttaaaataattccatgaGATGGGTATTATTACTGCTcctattatacagatgaggaaatccaAAATCAGGGAGCTAACAGAGCTaatatttgaacccagatctgtgaCTCCAGACACAACTTTTGTCTATAGGCAGCAGAACCATGGGGAGCTTAAAAGGGTTTTGGGAGCTGGccctggaggaaggagggtgaggtATAGCAATGGTTTCTGCAGCTCTTCAGTAACCTGTAGTACGGGTCCTGATCATAAGAAGGGTCAAGTCAGTGAAATAAATGTGTCCTATGGTGAGCTCTGGGGTTTGTCAGAGCTGGACCCCATCCTGGGCAGGAGAGTCTAGAGCCAAGAGAGGAAGAACTTAAACATGTCCATAGGTTTCAAAATCCCCTCCCCTTTTGGAATTCATTCTTTCCTGCTGGGAGCTCCACTCATTTTATTCTGGGCATGGTGTGAGAAGATTTAcatttattctctctttatttgcatatatatatatatatatatatatatatatatatatatatttaagttagtTTTATTAAagcgtggctaagtggttgagtgtaggcctataaaccaggaggacatggtttgattcccaatcagggcacatgcccaggttgtgggctccatccccagtgtggggtgtgtaagaggcaaccaattgatgattctctctcatcatagatgtttctatctctctctcccttgcctttcctctgaaatcaatatatgtgtgtgtgtgtgtgtgtgtgtgtgtgtgtgtagttttattAAAGATTTcatattattaataaactagaggcccattgaaggaagattcctgcaagaatagggcttcctgtggcctgagcaaaacagagaagggagcgaagcccacaaagcctggcttccctcctgctgccgccccactttccactttccctcccttttcctactaagctgtcttcagtcttcgctctgcacctgcatatgcaaattaactgccatctttgttgggttactttgcatattcgctctgattggctggtgggcgtggcagagtgatggtcaatttgcatgtttctcttttattagtgtagatgggtaAAAATTCCCATAGGCATAATGTACAAAAGAAGATAGACTAGAAaacacatacagaaaaaaaaattcaacatccCTAGGACTACCTATTAAGTTTAATGAATGggacaaattaaaatataattgttaatACTATagtaaaattggaaaagaattcGAAAGTATACACAAATGATAAACCATGCTAAGAAATCATCATTTAAAACATCGAAAACCCATGTTCCCAGATGATTTAAACACAGCATTTTTCCTTATTGGTGGAAAACTAGAAGCCACTTAAAATTTAATAACAGAGAAATGGTCAAAGAAGTAAAGTATTCTTTATCTATGTACCCAATGTTAAACTAAGAAAAGGCAGAATACACAATTTTaagttaacaatattttttagaaTGTTAGCTTTGAAAGATAATGTGGCAGTACTtaatcataatttaaaagatCCCTTGGCCCACTGCTTTCACTTCTAGATATCTGTTCTATGAAGCATGTGCACAAAGACATATGCTGCTTATGggaatatttactttattttttatttaatttttaaatttatctttattgttggaaatattacaaatgttcccttttttccgattgactccctccacctcaCACCtacctctcccaggccttcaacCACACTACTAGTATTGTCTacgtccatgggctatgcatatatgcatatacattcctCAGTTAACCTCTTTCCatccaccccctccttccctctgaaattcagcAGTCTGTatcatgcttctatgtctatggatctaatcatcagtttattttgttcactagattccaaaGATGAGTGAGAtagtgtgatacttgtctttctctgattggcctatttctcttagcatattactctccaggtccctccatgctgtttccttttttgttttacagctgcatagtattccgtggtataaatgtaccacagcttttcttcaatttcaataaatctttattgttcagattattacaatttttcctcttttcccccccatatctctcCTCCACCCGATTCCCAACTCACCCTGTGCCCTTAacgtccccccaccaccactttcctcatccataggtgtacaatatttgcccaatctcttcctgcaccccccacacctgtttccccctgagaattgtcagtccactccctttctatgcccctgattctattatattcaccagtttattctgttcatcaggttttttattcacttgacttttagattcacttgttgatagatatgtatttgttgttcataatttttatctttacctttttcttctacttcctcttcttaaagaataccttttagcatttcatattactggtttggtggtgatgaactcctttagaattttcttatctgtgaagctctttatctgaccttcaattatgaATTTTACctttgctggttagagtaatcttggttgtaggttcttgctattcatcactttgaatatttcttgccactctcgtctggcctgcatagtttctgttgagaaatcagctgacaatcacatggttgcttcttgtaggtaactaactgtttttctcttgctgctttcaatattctctttttgtcttttgctcttggcattttaattatgatgtgtcttggtgtggtcctctttgaattccttttctttggagttctctgtgcttcctggacttataagtccatttctttcaccaggtgggggacgttttcggtcattatttcttcaaataggttttcagtatcttgctctctctcttcttctggcacccccataatgcagatgttggtacgcttgaagttgtcccagaggcttcttacactattttcatatttttggattctttttgctttttgctttctggttgggtgttttttgcttctttgtattttttcaaatctttgacttgagtCTTGTGatactctagtctgctgttggatcactgtatagtattttttatttcagtcagtgtatgtttaatttctagttggtcctttttcatatcctcaaaggtctcactaaatttatcagccttttctagaaaattcttgaaaaactgtataaccgtggttttgaactctatatccagtagtttgctttccaccatttctgtcatttgtgacctgtttctttgtcttcgcattttggctgcttccctgagttgatagagtggctttgtgtgctaggtgtcctatagggcccagtggctcagcctccccaattacctgaggtggacactcttggtgcacccatttgtgggctatgtgcacagtcttgttgtagttatgtcttgattgttgttggtatcactgggaggaattgacctccaggccaattggctgtaaggatcagctgtgtctatgatgggagaacttctgtgctagagacacccttatgaggcaagacttccttcagtggggctttggtgctcactgagtctgccccctgagtgtgtcccttatggatctgaggagttgtaatctggatggtcctactctgacccctgggtacactggctcttggatctccaaggaggtgctaacttagcctctgcctgaggccatccagcaggagctatggagagatctgcagattcctcttctttgtttggggtttggaggtgtccagatgaggcccagctgtgaagcaatgcaagctgctgtggggccttaggccttcttttggatgttctgtgtctctctgactcagctgcagtttgataggtgagtttagaattcaaaggaccaggccattcatatgcaaaagcctctgcacacagctggggtggggctgagtctcagggtggagcaaacagctatggctatCCTCAGCCCTGCTCTAAGAGGCCCCCCGGgactcagtgtccctcggtaatcgctgcaagcacctctgagagaaagctgcctttgagttccgcctgctgccagacagtccagtttctctccatatgagtctgggtccccagagtctcgcccagaactagAGTTCAGATTAGTCggaagcttgtgtctccctgcggattgaaaaaaccagccacatactcagttgccagccctgtCCACGAGTgcacacctccgtacctctgcctttacttccactgctcctctgagtctcagtgtgcttttctctttgcttcaagttgtagaatttccactcagccagccttcctgtggttctatatgatgtccgttttgtcttttagttgtagttttgaagttgtttgcaaggcagcagttcaggtgtttacctatgggCTGCCATCTGGTTTCTCTCTcccatagctttttttttaatccactcatctactgattggcCCACTTATTTTCATCTTCAACCAACATTTATTCTGATTGTGGCCTACATCTATGTTAGACTCTGTGCTCCAGACTCAGAGATACAGCTCTGAGTGAACCTTCAGCTAAAAGATCTCCTTTGAGCCACTGTTACCCACCAGAACCTCTGCAGGAATCTCAGATCACACCTGCAGAGCataatttcacagatgaagaatgTGGATCTCAGTGTTGGGGGCAGGAGGATCACAGGCACCAAGCACTCAGCAAGTGGGTGCATGAGATGCAACTCAGGCCTCCTGACTCCAAATCCCCGCCTTTTCCCTGACATCGTGCAATGTCACCAATCCCTTATCCATTTCCAGTTATTACCCAGGGCCTCATGAAGCACAATGCAGAGGGCCGAATTCAGAACATCTGCCTCCTGGACAGTCTGAATAACTCAAAGCATGTGGCTGCAGGGATGGTTGCCTGGCTAATCGGTAGCATGAGCCTCCAGCAGCAGCAAGAAGGCAGGTGAGACCCTGAaccccatccctggccctgggagtCGTTATAGAGCTATGGGTCAGAAGGCAGGGCTAGAGAATGGAAGTGCAAGGactgggaagggggaagaggaggagatgtgAGAATAATTGTCCCTGCTGTTGGGAGTTTTGGGGAGTTTTCTATGCTTATGGTGGATGCCTAGCCATCAGTAGCTACAGTTAAACTCACAAAACTGTCCTGCTCACCTCCATTTTCATGCCTTGCTCTTGATGGATGCAGGCCTTCCCAGCTTTCCAGTCTCAACGATACTCAAATACACCTGCTGTGCCTcaagctcccttctctctgtctcgACTCCCTCATTCTCTCCATTTTAATGAGCACAAATACTCCCCAGCATGGTTTTCTTGATGGGCACAGCCATGATCACCTCTCTTCATCCATTCCTTAAACAATTgttacaaatattcattgagcacctcCTATGTACCAGGACCTAGGCTGGTACTGAGAATATACGTATAAACCAGGCATATTGTCACTGCCTTTTGGGATCCAAATCCTAGTTAGTGAGATAGACCACAAAAGTAAATAACTAATTTCAGGTGAAAGAAGATGTCGAGAAGACAAATTTATCCAGGTGAAGGGTGAGAGTGAGGGAGCTGATCAGGAGGACCTGTCTATAGAGGTaaccctgcccagctggtgtggctcagaggttgagcatcgatctatgaaccaggaggtcatagtttgattcccagtcagggctcatgttgaggttgtgggttccatctccaatatggggcatgcaggaggcagctgatcaatgattccatctcatcattgatgtttctctctctctctctctctctctctctctctctctctctctctctctctcctcattcttcctccctccctccttccctcccccttccttcctctctgaaatcaatttaaaaagaaaaaaagagataacccTTCGGTAGAAACCTGAATGAAGAAGCAAGTGACATGAGAGACATGGGTAACAGGAAGTAGAAAGACTCTGATGTAGGAAAGAAATTgatgtttagaaaaaaagaaaaagtcccaTGTGGCTGGGTGAGCAAGATGGCAGGTGAGACCAGGCACTGAAGGTCTAAGGGGCTATGGTGTGGAGTTGGGATTTTATCCCAAGAGCAGCGAGAAACCAGTGGAGAATGTAGAGTGAGAGGGGAGTTAGGCCCCTTTGGCTGCCACATGGAGAACCGTCATAGAGAGGCCTAGATCATGACGAGGAGCCCAGAGAAACTAGAGTATCTCCAGACAGGAAGAGATGGTGGCCTGGGCCAGTAAAATCGACAGAGGTGGTGGGAAGTGGCCAAACTCAGGATGTACTTTGCAAGCAGAGACAACAACATGACTTGCTGATGGTATGAACGTGCAAATGAGGGATAGAGAGAATCAAAGACAGTTCCTGGGGTTTGGGCCTGGGCAACCTGGGTAGGTCGTGCGGCCATCTACTGAGCAGGGAGGCTTGGTGTAAGAACAGGCCTCGGGTCTGGGTCTGCTGTTGGCTATGGGCtacactcattagtcaacagagccaaatatcaacagtacaatgattgaaatttcttttgagagccaaattttttaaacttaaacttcttctaaagccacttcttcaaaatagactcgcccaggccatggtattttgtggaagagccacactcaaggggccaaagagtcgcagtttgccgaccacggggctacaCAAATCAGTATGACAGTGTGGAACTGCGAGGGCACTCTGGGACAGCTTGCAGCCTAGGGCTCCTGGAGGTGGCTCTTGCCCTCGGAGCATCTGTAAAAGGCTCTGATTCCAAATGCACTGCCAGGTCCTTTTTACAGACAATCAGCCTTGTTTGGCAGCCCAGGCCTTCATGTCTGAGGTCCCTCACCCTCACGGGATCTCCGTTCTTTCCTCGTGTAGCGCCAACATCACCAACATTCAGCTGGACTATGGCAGGATCCAGATGTCTGTCCCTAAGGAATGGTTCTCAGCAAACATCTCCCTTGAATTTGACATTGACTTGAGAGTGTAAGTCATACAGAAGCAGGTGTAAGAGGTGCTCTTCCTCCTCACCGGGAAcctgggagcggggagcgggagAAGGgtagggacaggggagggggagagaattcGGTAACCTGTGGAACCCAAATCTTTCTGGCCCCAACCTGGTTTCAAATCGTGCTTTCCAAATTCACTCacggtgtgaccttgggcaagtcacttcacatctctgagccttggttcctTCAGCTGCAATGTGGATGGCAATCACTGGTCGGTGGAGGCAGATCATTTGCTCATTTAAATCTCTGTGAGTTCACTACTGACTTCAAAAAGAGAAGCACTGCATCTCATcacctttctcttctcctgttcaAACTATCCTTTAACATCTACTGCCTCAAGGAAAGGGAGGCCGCAGCtcaacagtaaaaatataaaaattacgaTAAACTCTCAACCTTTGAATTTCCAAAGGCCCCTAATCTGCTCTATTAAGAGGATTTTCAGAATCTACTCTGGCTAATAGCAGTGTCCTGCTTAATCACTGAGTACAGGATTTAACATGCTAACATTGTGGAGCCCCACTGTGCTGGTTTGTTGAAAAGGACtcgggccctaaccagtttgcctcagtgaatagagcgctggcctgcggattcaagggtcccaggttcgattccggtcaagggcatgtaccttggttacaggcacatccccagtaggatgtgtgcaggagacagctgatagatgtttctctctcatggatgtttctaactctctatccctctcccttcctctctgtaaaaaaatctataaaatatatttggggtgGTGGAAAGAATACTTAGGGTTCAAGAGAAattgaacataatttttaagaaaagaaaaggactCGGAGTGTAGACAGTGCCATCCACACGGAGAGCCACTCTTCGTGTTGGCTGCTTCCACCTCCTGCCTTTTCTCTGTCTCCTGCCATTTGCCCTCTTCCTCCGCTCTCTCCTCCTCAGGCGGCCCTTCAAAAACAAGACTGCAACGACACATGCATGCATGAACCTCTCTGTGGAGTTCTGGCTGGAGAAGGATGAGTTTGGCCGGAGGGATCTGGTGATAGGCAATTGCCGCGTGGAGCCCAGCAGCGTCCATACAACAGTTCTAACTGAGTAAGGTCCtagctgcccctccccagggctgggccccttcctgactgcccctagcTGGCCCTAGCTTCCTGACATGTATCCACCACCTCCTGGACGGACCCCAAACAGATCTCACCCTTTCCCCAGGATCTGTTCCTCCTCCTGTGTCGCCTCCCAGTGATGGTCCTGCCACCTTCCCAGAAAGAAACCagactcttcctcctcctcactccctgccgcCTATCTTCACCGGCTCCTACCAGTGACTTCCTGGCAGCCCCCACTTGCTCCCTGCTCTCCATCCTTCTCTCCATCCTTCACTGTGCCAGCTCATGGTCCACTTCCTGGATCACTGCAGGGGCCTCCTCCGACTTTCCTTGACTGCACCTCACCTCCTTCACTCCATTCTCCCCTGCAGCAGAAGTACCATTCTAGCACAAGAATCTAGTCatgtcccccagcccctgcctctgacCTTCCAGTGGTTCTCCAATGGCCTCTGTGTGAAGAGCAAACTCTTGGATGTCACTCAAGGCCCTACTTGTCCTCTCCCCTGACCCAGCCTGCAGCCCTTTACCCTATAGTCTCTCTCAAGGACCCACCCCTCCATGAACACACCATATATTTTCACACCACCATGCTTTTGCACATGCGGATCCTTTTGCTGGGATACCCTTCCTTCTCTAAAGCTCCTCTTCACCacgcattcattcaacaaatatttactgagaacttaCTATTTGCCAGGCACAGCATGCTTCATGCTAGTGATACAGTAGGGaacaagacattaaaaaaaaaaaaactaagctaAAGGAAGATCTATACACTGGCTGGCCAAGTCTATCAACCTCAACAGGCTAAGAGTCCCTCGAGGGCAAGATTTCCCTCTGATTTCTCTATGTGGGTCCAGAATGCTGAAAGCAACAAAGTTCTCAGTGGatgtccattcatttattcatcag from Eptesicus fuscus isolate TK198812 chromosome 12, DD_ASM_mEF_20220401, whole genome shotgun sequence includes:
- the BPIFA3 gene encoding BPI fold-containing family A member 3, encoding MHPLWKLLVLLSLLSLPSALHKQPWPGLAKAHANSKSTLVRIITQGLMKHNAEGRIQNICLLDSLNNSKHVAAGMVAWLIGSMSLQQQQEGSANITNIQLDYGRIQMSVPKEWFSANISLEFDIDLRVRPFKNKTATTHACMNLSVEFWLEKDEFGRRDLVIGNCRVEPSSVHTTVLTEDLSPKIKHFVRNFRQNLEKVIPHLIEDQVCPLIGEILRQLDVKLLKSLME